The Gordonia terrae genome contains the following window.
CGGCGCCACTGACACGAGCGGGTTACGCGGTCGCACGTAGACAGGGGATCCTCAAGTGACCGTCGAACCCGATTCACGTCCGGCTGCCGCGGCGGCCCGCTCACGCACCTTAACCGTCTCGGAAGTGATCCAGGAAACGAAAGACTCCGTTACCATTTCGTTCGAAATCCCCGACGCCATGGTCGAGGAATTCAAGCATACCCCAGGGCAATTCATCACCGTCAAGATCCCATCTGATCGGACCGGTCATGTCGCACGGTGCTACTCATTGAGCAGCTCGCCTCACGTCGACGACTTCCGTCTCGAGATCGGCATCAAGCGGACCGAGAACGGTTACGCATCGAACTGGCTGTGCGATAACGCGATTACGGGAATGGAATTGACCGTCCTCCCGCCGTCAGGGCATTTCACGGCGAAGAATCTCGACGTTGATTTTCTATTCTTCGCAGGAGGAAGTGGGATCACTCCGGTCTTTTCGCTGATTAAGTCGGCACTTGTGTGCGGCGGGGGCGAGGTCACACTATTCTACGCGAACCGCGATGCCGAGTCGATCATGTACGGGGGGCAACTGACGCAGATCGTCTCCGAGTTTCCTGAGCGTTTCACCGTCTTCCATTGGTTGGAGTCGGCTATGGGTATTCCGACGCCTCAGAATGTCGAGTCCGCCATACGTGAGCACCGCGGTGCACAGATCTTCACCTGTGGTCCGGCGCCGTTCATGGATCTGGTGCAGAAGTCGGCGGAGGCCTGCGGTGTCGAGCACTCCTCGGTACATCGAGAAGTCTTCCAGTCACTGACCGGGGATCCGTTCGATACAGCCACGATGCGTCAGCTTGGTGACGACGACGGTGTGGCGACCGCTACGGTCTATCTGAATGGGCAGTCCATCACGACTGAGTGGCCGCGCAACACGCCGTTGCTCGACGTGCTACTGGCCCAAGGCCACAATGCCCCGTACTCCTGCCGAGAAGGAGCCTGCAGCGCGTGTGTATGCAAGCTGGTCGAGGGTGATGTAGAAATGGCCCAGAACCACATCCTCGTTGAGGGTGATGTTGCCGACGGTGAACGGCTCGCATGCCAGGCACTTCCGCTGACGGATTCTGTCACGGTGAGCTTCGATGACCTCTGAGTTTGCGAGTGCGTCGCGAGGATCGCGTGACCTCGAGGTCCTTTCCTCCGACGGGACCAAGTTGTTCGCTCAGGAATTCGGTCCGGGCCGGGATGCTCCGCTCCTAGTCTTTAGTCACGGCTGGGCTTGTCAGGGACGTTTCTGGCGTCCGCAGGTCGAGCAGTTCGCGGCGACGCATCGGGTGGTGGTCTACGACCAACGCGGACACGGGTTGAGCGACCGGGGCCGGGTACCGTTCTCGGCGAAGCTCTTGGCCGATGATATGGAGGCCGTAGTCCGGGCAGTGGCGACTCCCGCCGACAAGGCTGTCGTGGTCGGACACAGCATGGGAGGCATGTCCATCATGAGTTGGGCGGCTGAGTACCCCGCCTCGGTTTCGGAGCTGGCCCGCGGAGTAGTACTGGCAAGCACCGGGCCATCACAGTTGGTGGATCGGTCTACATTGCTCAAGGTTCCCCGACAGCTACGACCGAGACTTGAGCGGGCCTTCGCGGCCAGTCTTGCAGTCGCCGGACCCGAGATGCAGGGGACGCGTTTGTCTCGCCGCCTGATTCGTTACGGAACCCTGGGCCCGGGCGCGACTGCCGAGGTAGTCGACGAGTGCGCCGACATCGTGTTGCGATGCCCACCACAGGTGCGCGGGATGTGGGGTTCAGTGTTGGCGACAATCGACGTCAGTAAGGGGGTTGACTCGCTGGAGGTGCCGGCGACGGTCATCGTAGGTGATGCCGACAGACTGACCCCAGCGACCCATTCAGTGGATCTCGCAGCGCGCCTGGGTCGGAAGGGCGTTCTATTTGAATTCACTCTTCTTGACAAAGTCGGTCACATGTCCAACCTAGAGGCCGTCGAAGACTTCAATTCAGCCGTGGCCAGATTAGACAAATCCGCCTGACGCGGGTCTCGTCGACCCAACCCATGTTCACTGGCTAGTGCGTCACTGGCGCGACAAGTCAGCCATCCTGATAACGTAGGAGGTCATGTCTGTAGTCCGTCGCATCTCCGCGGCCCCGGTGAAAGTGCAGCGACGTGTGCGCGACGCTCGAAGCACGCGCTGGGACGACCACCGCGCCGTCGTCAAAGCTGAACTCGTCGATGCAGCGATACGCGCGATCGAAAAGTTCGGCGATGCCGTGAGCATGGACGATTTTGCGGAAGAGGCTGGTGCGTCGAAGCCTAAGCTCTACCGCCATTTCGGTGACAGGGCTGGGCTCTACTCCGCCGTGGCAGCCCGTCTGGGTTCTATGATGTGGGAGTCAGCGCAGTCAACTCTGCTCTCCGGACAGGCAGACAGCACCGTCGACGAACTTTTCCGTTCAGCGGTGTCCGCATACGTATCCTTGGTTGATGAACATCCAGCGGTCGTCCGTTTCCTCATGACGAACCACATGTTCCAGTACTCTGAGTCCGGCGAGGGTGGGGCCGCAGATCAGCTGAGATCGGCAATGGAGATTATTTCCGACGAGTTCGCTCGTGGCCTCCGAGAGGTCGATGCCGAGGAGTCCCCCGTCGCCGTAGCAGTAGCCTCCATTCTGGGGGCTGGCCTATCAGCGACCCAGTGGTGGATCGATCACGGTCGGCAGAATGGAATGAGCAGGGACATGTTTGCCGCGCACCTGTGCCAGACCTCGTGGGGGATCATAGACGGCGCTGCAGCCACAGTAGGCGTTCGATTCCATAGGGACAGGCCCTTAGGCGACCCTGGATTCGCCACTCGCCTCGACGCCGTCTGATCCCCTTCGTACGGGTGGTCCGCCCTGTGTCACGCACGCGGCAGAACTGCTCACACAAACGGAGCGCATTTCACAATCCTGACTGCTGGCTGTCATGGGGGATCATCCTTGGTCGCCGCTCATCTTAGTAGCGGAGCGCTACAGACGGTACTGTTGACGACAGTGCCACAGTCGTGGCGGCACTCATAAGGCCCCCCTCGAGCCTTCCATCGGTACCGCCACTGGCAGTTTCGTTCTGTTACCGACGGTATTGGTGTGCAGTCAGAGGTTCTTGATTTGGTTTCGTAGGGAGTGGCCAGGGTGGAAACCATCGATTTCGACGATGTTGACCCGAGGCGGGTTCGGTCGCGTCAGCGTTTGTTGGATGCTGCGGTGACCTTGCTGAACAGTGGCGGGGTCGAAGCCGTTACCGTGGAGGCGGTCACTCGACTGTCTCGTGTTGCTCGCACCACCTTGTATCGTCACTTCGAGAGCTCCACAGATCTGGTGGCGGCTGCCTTCGAGCGATTGTTGCCTCAGGCCGAGACCCCCGAGACGACGACGTCGATCCGTGATGACCTGCTGAAGCTGATGCAGCGGCAGGCTGAGCTTATTGAGCATGCACCGCTGCAGTTGACGACGCTGGCATGGTTGGCAATGCTTCCCGAGCAGCCCCGGCAATCCGGGCAATCCGACGGGGATCAGAACGCGCTCGCGCCACTGCGTCGTCGAGTCGTCGAGCAGTATCGAGAACCATTCGATCGAGTTTTGACGAGTGACGTGGCCACGGCTGAGCTCGACAACTTCGATTTGACCATGGCTGTCACCCAGCTCGCGGGCCCGCTGATCTTTGCCAAGCTCACGGGCATTCGGTCGATGACCGTTGGCGATCTCGAACAGCTTGTCGACGATTTCCTCATGGCCCACCGGCGACACCAAACCTCCTGACCTCCTTCCCCATCTACGGTACTGCTAGTACCGTAACGATACCGTCGGTTTCGTAGACGGGCTGGGTCGAGGGTGAGGTGCTGCATATGGTGGTCCAACGTCCAAGTGGTGGGCGCTTGGCGGCGCGCCGGTTGGCGGAACGCAGCGAGTACAGCACGACATTGGGGCGGTTGGCACGGTTCACCTTGGCGCACAGATTCCTCGTCATCGGGGCGTGGGTGGCTGTGGGTATCGTCTTGGCGATTCTGTTTCCCCAGCTGGAGACGGTGGTGCGGCAGCAGTCTGTTGATCCGATCCCTGCTGGGGTTCCATCGTTTCAAGCACTCGATCAGATGGGTGGTGCGTTCGGTGAGAAGGGCGCCAAGACCACTGTTTTCGTGACCATGGAGAACCCGAACGGGTTCACCGACGTGGCGCGGGAACGCTACGACATGCTCGTTCTGCAGCTGCGCGAAAATTTCGACGATGTGCAGTCAGTGCGGGATTTGCTTTCCGATCCGACGACGGCCGGCCAAGCCTTGAGTGAGGACGGGCAAGCCTGGTACCTGCCTGTCGGGGTCACCGGAACATTGGGAGGGCCAACGGCCACGCATGCTGTGGAGACCGTGCGCCAAACCGCGCAGCGCGTGTTTGACGGTACGGGCACCACTGTCCATGTCACCGGGCCGACAGCCACTTTCAGTGACCAGATCGTCAGTGCTGAAAGCGATTTAGTCGTGATCACTCTGGCGACGGTGGCGCTTATCGCGATCATTCTGTTGATCGTTTACCGATCGCTGTTCACCGCGCTGGTGCCGTTGTTGGTGATCGGTGTCAGCCTCGGCGTGGGCCGTGGCATCTTGTCCGCACTCGGCGAACTCGGTATGCCGGTATCGCAGTTCACCGTCGCGTTCATGACCGTCATCCTGCTCGGAGCCGGGGTCGACTACTCAGTCTTCTTCATCAGTCGCTATCACGAACGGCTACGCCAGGACGCCACCACCGAGGTTGCGCTCGTGGACGCGACAGCAACTATCGGACGGGTCATCCTGGCTTCAGCTGCCACGGTGGCGCTGGCCTTTTTGGCGATGGTCTTTGGTCAGCTGAGCGTGTTCTCCACCTTGGGTCCGGCATGCGCGATCGCCATCCTCATCGGATTCCTCGCCACGGTCACCCTGCTACCACCGGTGTTGCTGTGGGCGGCACGATTCGGCTGGGGCGCACCCAGGCGAGATCTGACCCGAAAGTACTGGAATCGCGTCGCCGTGCTCGTCGTGCGGCGTCCTGTGCCGCTGCTGGCACTAACCCTGGTCGGGCTAATCGTGCTTAGCGTCTTCGCGACGGGCATCCAGATCACCTTCGACGATCGTGAGGGGCAACCCGCGACAACCGACAGCAACGAAGGCTACGCGTTGCTCGACCGTCATTTCCCTCAAGACGTCACTATCACCGAGTTCCTCGTCGTAGATGCACCGATCGATCTCCGTACTGCCAGCGGGCTGGCCGATCTTGAGCAAATGGCCTCACGTGTATCCCAGATCCCCGGAGTGACTCGAGTCATCGGCGTTACCCGTCCCACCGGGGACAAGCTCGAGCAAGCCGAGCTGTCCTGGCAGAACGGCCAGATCGGGAACCGGCTGGCGGGTGCGGTCGACGATGGCCAGAACCGCCGCGGTGACCTCGAACAGCTCCGTACAGGCGCATTCCAACTCGCCGACGGGCTTACTCAGCTCGACACCCAGGTACGCACCAACTTGGCCCCCCTGGCCGGCATCCTCGATCAGGCAAGCACAGCCGGGCAGCAAATTCAGCAGTACCAGCCACTACTACGCCAACTCGCCGCATCTGCACCAGCGCTCGATCGCGCTTCTCAGAATGCCCCACAGCTGGCCGCGCTCACCCGCCAAACATCTGCAGCCCTGGCAACAGTGACCTCGATCCTGCCCATCCTCGATAATGCGCCCTGGTGCACCCAAGTCCCGCAGTGCGCAGCTCTGCGCGCGCAGACCCGCAATCTCGACGCCCTACTGAGCAACGGGACCCTCGACCAGATCGCCACGCTGTCAACACAACTCGCGCAGCTGGATACACCGATCTCAACAGTCACCGACCAACTCACTTCCACCGTCAACTCACTGGGCTCCACGCTGGGAAGCATCAGCAGCCAAGACCTTCCCGGCAAGCTCACCCAACTGCAAACAGGTATCAGTCAACTCGCGGCGGGATCACGCCAACTCGCCGCCGGTGTATCCGCGCTGATCGACAGCAACCTTCAACAACTCGCCGGGATGGCCGCGCTAGCCACACAACTACAAACCTCCGCCCGCGAGACCGCCGGAACAAACTCAGCAACCGGCTTCTACCTCCCACCTCAGGCCAACGCAGACCGCCGTTTCGTCGACGTCGCTCGCCAGTTCGTCTCGCCCGACGGCCATACCGTGCGCTACGCAATACAAACCAGCTTCGACCCCTACAGCACCGAGGCCATGCAACTGGCCGACACAATCACCGATGTCGCACTCGCCGCCAGACCGAACACAACCCTGCAGGACTCCAACATCGCGACAGCCGGGTTCCCCGCCATCAACGCCGATCTGCAACGTCTACTCACCGAAGACTTCCGACTCCTAGCGTTGGCCACCCTCACCATCGTCGGCCTGATCCTGATACTCCTACTCCGAGCACTCATCGCGCCGCTATACCTTCTGGGCACCGTCATACTCAACTACACCGCGGCACTGGGTATCGGCGTCCTGATCTTTCAACACATCCTCAAAACCGACATCGCCTGGCCCGTACCACTACTGGCCTTCATAGTCCTCGTCGCGGTCGGCGCCGACTACAACATGCTTCTCATCTCTCGCCTACGCGAAGAATCCCAAAACAACATCCGCATCGGCGTCCTGAGAACCGTCACCAACACCGGATCAGTCATCACCTCGGCCGGCCTCATCTTCGCTGCCAGCATGTTCGGACTCATGGCCGGATCCATCTCGATCATGACCCAGGTCGGACTCATCATCGGCATCGGCCTGCTGCTCGACACCTTCATCGTCCGCACCATCGTCGTGCCGACCATCGCCACACTTGTCGGCAGAGCAAGCTGGTGGCCGAGTACCCGAACCGACACGCATCCAGCGTCCCGCTAGTACGCACGCACGTGCCGAGATCTGACCGGCCCCGCCAGTCATCCAGCCATCGCGCCCACCTCATCGACTGACACCCGCTCGACGGTCGGCCGCGGCACCACACCCGACCCACGTGCGAGCGCCCCTCGCGTCGTTGACGCTGGTAGAACTCGCAGGAGGGCCCGTCGCGGCGTTGGGGACTGTCGCTGATTCGGTGTAAGTGGTTTTGATCGCCCCCGGCGTGGGGCAGGAGGAATCACGACGATGACCGACACAATCGGGGGCGTGGATGCCCCGGTGGCAGGGCCGGTTCAGACCGGTCAGGAACACGATGTCACCACCGCGGATGCGGTGCGTGAGCTCTCGAAGGCCGAGCAGGCTTTGGTGAGCGATCTGGTACGTAGCTCACGCGCTCAGGGAGTGGCTCTGACCGGTCCTGACGGGCTGCTCAAAGCGCTGACCAAGAGCGTGCTCGAAGCCGCGCTCGATGAAGAGATGACCGAACATCTTGGCTATGACAAACATGACGTGGCCGGCCGCAACACCGGCAATTCACGCAACGGCACGCGCACGAAACGGGTCCTGACCGACGCGTGCGGGCAGGTGCCCATCGAGGTGCCCCGCGACCGCAACGCCACCTTCGACCCGGTAATTGTCGGTAAGAGCAAACGTCGCGTCACCGATGTGGATCGGGTAGTGCTGTCGCTGTATGCCAAAGGCCTCACAACCGGCGAGATCTCAGCGCATTTCGCCGATGTCTACGGTGTCAACGGCGGCTGAAAACTGACCCCTTATCGACGGTTGAATTTTGACCCCCTTTGGTGTGGTTACTGGTCGGTGTTGACGAGTTCTCGTCGGGCTTTGGTGCGGTAGGAGTCGCCGTCGATAGCGATGACCTCGGCGTGATGGACGAGGCGGTCGATGAGTGCGGCGGCGACGACGTCGTCGGCGAAGACTTCGCCCCAACGGCCGAATGGCATGTTCGAGGTGATCAGAATCGAGCCTTGTTCGTAGCGACTGGCAATGAGTTGGAAGAACAGGTTGGCGGTGTCGGAGTCGAATGGGAGGTAGCCGATCTCGTCGATGATGATCAGTCGGTAGCGGCGGAGCCGTTTGAGTTCGGCGGCCAGGCGGCCGGTGGTGTGTGCCTCGGTCAGGCGGGTGGCCCATCCGGTGGCGGTGTCGAAGAGCACGGGGTAGGCGTTGTGTGCGGCTTTGATCCCGAGCGCGATCGCGAGGTGGGTTTTTCCCACCCCGGGTGGTCCGAGAAGGATCACGTTGTCGCTCTTGGCGATCCAGGTGCTGGTGGCCAGGTGGGCGATCACATCACGACGCAGTCCTGGAAGGTGGTCGAAGTTGAAGTCCTCGAGTGTTTTGACCGCAGGGAAGCGCGCGCCGCTGATCCGCAGCATGGTGCCGTTGGCTTCGCGTTCGCTGACCTGGCGGTCAAGAATCGCTGCGAGGTACTGCTCGTGGGTCCAGTTGTCGGTGCGGGCCCGCTCGGCCAATTCCGCCCAGCATCGGCGGATCGCTGGCATCTTCAACGCCCGCGCCGCGAACTCGATCTGTTTACCTGTTTGATTGTCGGACACAGTCTTTCACCTTTCAATGCTGGTGGATGTGGTGGGCGGGTGAGCTTGGGGCGGGGTGGCAAAGTTCACCCCGAACAGCTCGTCGTAGTCCGGTAACGCCCGGATCGGCACCTCGTGGCCATCAGGGTGGGCGCGGATGCGGGCGGCGTTTCGGGCCCGGTTGGCGAGGTCTTGGCGGCGGTAATCGCGGCGCAGTTCTTTGGCTGCTCGCACGTGCTGAGGGTCGGCGATGGTGACGTGGTTGGCCCAGCTGCGCGCGTGGTCGGCGACGGTGACCTCGCCGCAGAGGATGCGCACCTGCTGCAGGTCGGCAGTGATGTCGACGAACCGACCGATCACCGACGGGTGCACCGAATAGTCATTGCCGGCTACACGTACGTAGTAGTCGCGACCGAGTCGCACCCGGCTACTCAAGCCGATATGCGGTGCGGTCGGAGGTAGGCCGGTCATCTGCTCGAGGTCCTCGGCGAACACGTCACACGGGCGTCGATCACCGATCGCGCGCACCACTCGGGTGTTGGCATGATCGGCCAGCCACCGATCGAACTGGGCGGTGAAATCGGCCGGTGAGCTGAACTGGCGGCCCGGCAGGAACGAGCTCTCGAAGAACCGGTTGTTGCGTTCGACCATGCCCTTGTACTCGGGGTCTCGCGGTGGCGCCAGCTCCAGCCGCGTACCCAACGTGCCCACGAAGCCGGCCGCCAACGCGGTGGGTGTGCCCTTGGGGCCGATCGCGGCTTCGCGGTCCCACACCAGTTTGCGGGTCACCCCGCCCAGTTGCGACAGCAGCAGCCACATTCCCGTCAGGATGTCTCCGCCCTGGCGAGACGGGATCATCACCGCCGACCGGTACCGGGAGAACGCCAACGTCATCACCAACACCGGTAGCATGGCGAACTGATTGTGGCTCAGAGGGATTCGGTAGTCCGGAAACCACAAATCCCACTGTGAACAGCCGCCGGGCTGATAGATCACCCGATCGGCTGGATCTACCCCACGAAACTCTGGACGAATAGCCCGGACCCGGTCTTTGAGGACCGTCAACGACCTCGTCCACCCAACCCGCTCGGCGATCACCGTCGCCGGCATCGTCGGATACTCCCGCAGCAACGCCCGGATCTGCGGTTCGAACGCGTCGACCGCCGAGCCCGTCGCCGGCCGCGAGTACTTCGGCGCGGTATCCGAAGCCAACGCCGCACGAACGGTGTTGCGGGCCACCCCCAACCGGCGCGCGATCTCCCTGATCGGCACACCCTCACTGCGATGCAAACGGCGGATCTCTGCCCATTGCTCCACTGAAATCACCCTCCTAACAAGACGGGGGGGGTCAAAATTCACCCGTCGTCAGGGGGTCAGTTTTCAGGCGTCGTCAACATACGGTGCGTCGGTATCGAAAGACACTGAACCGCCCCGGGTCTGTCGGAGGCTCTCGAACCTGTGAAGGATGGAGAGCATGGCAGCACCACGCAAGTACAGTGAGGAACTCAAGGACCGGGCCACCCGGATGGCATGTGAAGCGCGACGAGATCCCGATTCGTCGAGAGGTGCGATCAAGCGGATCGCCGATCAGCTCGGAGTCCATCCCGAGGCGTTGCGCAATTGGGTTCGTCAGGCCGAGATCGACGGCGGGGTCCGCCCGGGCACCACGAGTGAGGACGCTGACCGCATCGCGGCGTTGGAGCGGGAGAACCGTGAACTGCGGCGAGCGAACACGATCTTGAAGCAGGCTTCGGCTTTCTTTGCGGCGGAGATCGACCGCCCACAGCGCTGATCGTGGAGTTCGTCGCGGCTCACCGCGATGAACACGGAGTCGATCCGATCTGTGCGGCATTGCGCGATACGTCCGCCCAGATCGCTCCGTCCACGGTACGAGCCCACCTGAGCCCCCAGAAGACCGAGGCGCCTCGTGTGGTGCGTGACCGGGAGCTCCTTACCCAGGTCCGCGCGGTGCATGCCGACAACCTCGGCGTCTACGGTGCCCGCAAGGTGCATGCCCAATTGCGCAGACAGGGCCATAGTGTTGCCCGCTGCACCGTCGAGCGATTGATGAAAGCCGATGGGCTGCAGGGGATAGCGAGACTCAAGACACGCAAGACCACGCGCAGCGAGGGAGCTGAAACACCCCGGCCGGCTGACCGGGTCAACCGTCAGTTCACCGCGGCGGCACCGAACGCGTTGTGGGTGGCGGACCTGACCTACATCCGCACCCACTCGGGCTGGGTGTACGCGGCGTTCGTCCTGGACGTGTTCTCGCGGATGGTCGTCGGCTGGCAGGTCTCGACCACCATGCACACCGACCTCGCCCTCGACGCCCTGAACATGGGATTGTGGGCACGGTCGCGTGCCGGCCACGACGTGGCCGGGCTGATCCACCACTCCGACCGCGGAGTGCAATACCGAGCCATCCGCTACACCGAACGACTGGCCGAAGCCGAAGCGGTGACATCTGTTGGCTCCAAAGGGGATTCATACGACAACGCGATGGCTGAGGCGTTCAACTCGCTGTTCAAAGCCGAATGCATCCGTAACCCGTGATGCGCCCGCGAGGCGGCTGGGCAGGTGTGGGCGAGGTCGAGATCGCCGTCGCTGAGTACGTCGAATGGTTCAACCACCGCCGCCTGCACGGCGAGATCGGACACGTCCCACCCGTCGAGTACGAGAGCGCCTACTGGTCGACCCACACCGTCACCAGCTACCGTGAGAACCCGGTCCCCGCAAACGCTGGAACCAACTAACCGAGCCTCCAGCAAACCCGGGGCGATTCACACCGTCTCCCGAATCACGGATCGGGTCATCGAAGAGATGGTGTCGTGGTGGGCACGCCCGCTGGAGAAAGTGTACGCGGCGGTGTTCATCGACGCGATCATGGTCAAGATCCGGGATGGGCAGGTGCGTAACCGGCCCATCTACGCCGCGATCGGGGTGGATCTCGACGGGCACAAAGACATCCTCGGCATGTGGGCCGGCGACGGCGACGGCGAGTCGGCCAGGTTCTGGCTGGCGGTGCTCACCGACCTCAAGAACAGGGGTGTCCGCGACATCTTCTTCGTTGTGTGTGACGGATTGAAAGGGTTGCCCGACAGTGTATCTGCCGCGTTCCCGTTGGCCACGGTACAGACGTGCATCATCCATCTGATCCGCAACACCTTCAAGTACGCCTCCCGCAAGTATTGGGACACGATCAGCGCCGATCTCAAACCGATCTACACCGCGCCGACCGCCGCTGACGCCCGGGCGCGGTGGGAGGAATTCGCCGAGAAATGGGGCACGCCGTACCCGGCGATCGTGACCCTGTGGGAGAGCGCGTGGGAGGAGTTCATCCCGTTCCTTGACT
Protein-coding sequences here:
- a CDS encoding ferredoxin--NADP reductase — translated: MTVEPDSRPAAAAARSRTLTVSEVIQETKDSVTISFEIPDAMVEEFKHTPGQFITVKIPSDRTGHVARCYSLSSSPHVDDFRLEIGIKRTENGYASNWLCDNAITGMELTVLPPSGHFTAKNLDVDFLFFAGGSGITPVFSLIKSALVCGGGEVTLFYANRDAESIMYGGQLTQIVSEFPERFTVFHWLESAMGIPTPQNVESAIREHRGAQIFTCGPAPFMDLVQKSAEACGVEHSSVHREVFQSLTGDPFDTATMRQLGDDDGVATATVYLNGQSITTEWPRNTPLLDVLLAQGHNAPYSCREGACSACVCKLVEGDVEMAQNHILVEGDVADGERLACQALPLTDSVTVSFDDL
- a CDS encoding alpha/beta fold hydrolase encodes the protein MTSEFASASRGSRDLEVLSSDGTKLFAQEFGPGRDAPLLVFSHGWACQGRFWRPQVEQFAATHRVVVYDQRGHGLSDRGRVPFSAKLLADDMEAVVRAVATPADKAVVVGHSMGGMSIMSWAAEYPASVSELARGVVLASTGPSQLVDRSTLLKVPRQLRPRLERAFAASLAVAGPEMQGTRLSRRLIRYGTLGPGATAEVVDECADIVLRCPPQVRGMWGSVLATIDVSKGVDSLEVPATVIVGDADRLTPATHSVDLAARLGRKGVLFEFTLLDKVGHMSNLEAVEDFNSAVARLDKSA
- a CDS encoding TetR/AcrR family transcriptional regulator produces the protein MSVVRRISAAPVKVQRRVRDARSTRWDDHRAVVKAELVDAAIRAIEKFGDAVSMDDFAEEAGASKPKLYRHFGDRAGLYSAVAARLGSMMWESAQSTLLSGQADSTVDELFRSAVSAYVSLVDEHPAVVRFLMTNHMFQYSESGEGGAADQLRSAMEIISDEFARGLREVDAEESPVAVAVASILGAGLSATQWWIDHGRQNGMSRDMFAAHLCQTSWGIIDGAAATVGVRFHRDRPLGDPGFATRLDAV
- a CDS encoding TetR/AcrR family transcriptional regulator, producing the protein METIDFDDVDPRRVRSRQRLLDAAVTLLNSGGVEAVTVEAVTRLSRVARTTLYRHFESSTDLVAAAFERLLPQAETPETTTSIRDDLLKLMQRQAELIEHAPLQLTTLAWLAMLPEQPRQSGQSDGDQNALAPLRRRVVEQYREPFDRVLTSDVATAELDNFDLTMAVTQLAGPLIFAKLTGIRSMTVGDLEQLVDDFLMAHRRHQTS
- a CDS encoding RND family transporter, whose amino-acid sequence is MVVQRPSGGRLAARRLAERSEYSTTLGRLARFTLAHRFLVIGAWVAVGIVLAILFPQLETVVRQQSVDPIPAGVPSFQALDQMGGAFGEKGAKTTVFVTMENPNGFTDVARERYDMLVLQLRENFDDVQSVRDLLSDPTTAGQALSEDGQAWYLPVGVTGTLGGPTATHAVETVRQTAQRVFDGTGTTVHVTGPTATFSDQIVSAESDLVVITLATVALIAIILLIVYRSLFTALVPLLVIGVSLGVGRGILSALGELGMPVSQFTVAFMTVILLGAGVDYSVFFISRYHERLRQDATTEVALVDATATIGRVILASAATVALAFLAMVFGQLSVFSTLGPACAIAILIGFLATVTLLPPVLLWAARFGWGAPRRDLTRKYWNRVAVLVVRRPVPLLALTLVGLIVLSVFATGIQITFDDREGQPATTDSNEGYALLDRHFPQDVTITEFLVVDAPIDLRTASGLADLEQMASRVSQIPGVTRVIGVTRPTGDKLEQAELSWQNGQIGNRLAGAVDDGQNRRGDLEQLRTGAFQLADGLTQLDTQVRTNLAPLAGILDQASTAGQQIQQYQPLLRQLAASAPALDRASQNAPQLAALTRQTSAALATVTSILPILDNAPWCTQVPQCAALRAQTRNLDALLSNGTLDQIATLSTQLAQLDTPISTVTDQLTSTVNSLGSTLGSISSQDLPGKLTQLQTGISQLAAGSRQLAAGVSALIDSNLQQLAGMAALATQLQTSARETAGTNSATGFYLPPQANADRRFVDVARQFVSPDGHTVRYAIQTSFDPYSTEAMQLADTITDVALAARPNTTLQDSNIATAGFPAINADLQRLLTEDFRLLALATLTIVGLILILLLRALIAPLYLLGTVILNYTAALGIGVLIFQHILKTDIAWPVPLLAFIVLVAVGADYNMLLISRLREESQNNIRIGVLRTVTNTGSVITSAGLIFAASMFGLMAGSISIMTQVGLIIGIGLLLDTFIVRTIVVPTIATLVGRASWWPSTRTDTHPASR
- the istB gene encoding IS21-like element helper ATPase IstB → MSDNQTGKQIEFAARALKMPAIRRCWAELAERARTDNWTHEQYLAAILDRQVSEREANGTMLRISGARFPAVKTLEDFNFDHLPGLRRDVIAHLATSTWIAKSDNVILLGPPGVGKTHLAIALGIKAAHNAYPVLFDTATGWATRLTEAHTTGRLAAELKRLRRYRLIIIDEIGYLPFDSDTANLFFQLIASRYEQGSILITSNMPFGRWGEVFADDVVAAALIDRLVHHAEVIAIDGDSYRTKARRELVNTDQ
- the istA gene encoding IS21 family transposase codes for the protein MISVEQWAEIRRLHRSEGVPIREIARRLGVARNTVRAALASDTAPKYSRPATGSAVDAFEPQIRALLREYPTMPATVIAERVGWTRSLTVLKDRVRAIRPEFRGVDPADRVIYQPGGCSQWDLWFPDYRIPLSHNQFAMLPVLVMTLAFSRYRSAVMIPSRQGGDILTGMWLLLSQLGGVTRKLVWDREAAIGPKGTPTALAAGFVGTLGTRLELAPPRDPEYKGMVERNNRFFESSFLPGRQFSSPADFTAQFDRWLADHANTRVVRAIGDRRPCDVFAEDLEQMTGLPPTAPHIGLSSRVRLGRDYYVRVAGNDYSVHPSVIGRFVDITADLQQVRILCGEVTVADHARSWANHVTIADPQHVRAAKELRRDYRRQDLANRARNAARIRAHPDGHEVPIRALPDYDELFGVNFATPPQAHPPTTSTSIER